The Brachionichthys hirsutus isolate HB-005 chromosome 11, CSIRO-AGI_Bhir_v1, whole genome shotgun sequence genome includes a window with the following:
- the inppl1a gene encoding phosphatidylinositol 3,4,5-trisphosphate 5-phosphatase 2A, which translates to MAGGGGASPLGPAPPMWYHRDLSRAAAEELLARAGRDGSFLVRDSESVAGAYALCVLFQKHVHTYRILPDDEGFLAVQTSQGVQPKRFKTLLELVSLYQQPSQGLVTTLLYTVDREETSLNDDRDYSDGEDEKPPLPPRSASTSTPPGPETVTDSAPAANGLSTISHEYLKGSYALDLEAVKQGASSLPHLNKTLVTSCKRLNGEVDKVLSGLEILSKVFDQQSAFMVSKMIQQTMTQGGDQELENLVTKLAILKDLLSSIEKKALKALQDLSSSSPCSPPFSMRQKAIPVQAFEVKVDVYLAELTKIGKSQKYTLSVDVEVGRLVVMKKAKDSQEDWTTFTHDKIRQLIKSQRVQNKLGIVFEKEKDKSQRKDFVFASAKKREAFCQLLQLMKNKHSNQDEPDMISIFIGTWNMGSVPSTKSVASWVLCRGLGKTLDEMTVTIPHDLYVFGSQENSVCDREWVESLRAILKEQTELDYKPIAIQTLWNIKIAVLVKPEHENRISHVGVSSVKTGIANTLGNKGAVGVSFMFNGTSFGFVNCHLTSGNEKIGRRNQNYLDILRLLNLGDKQLSSFDISLRFTNLFWLGDLNYRLDMDIQEILNYINRKEFDPLLKVDQLNLEREKSKIFLRFAEEEISFPPTYRYERGSRDTYVWQKQKATGMRTNVPSWCDRILWKSYPETHIVCNSYGCTDDVVTSDHSPVFATFEVGVTSQFVSKKGLPKSSEQAYIEFESIEAIVKTASRTKFFIEFYSTCLEEFKKSYENDSQSSDNVNFLRVGWSNKQLTTLKPLLSEVEYLQDQHLLLTVKSLDGYESYGECVLALKSMIGSTAQQFHTYLSHRGEETGNIRGSMRVRVPSERMGTRERLYEWISVDKDETGGPKGKPNVVSRVGHEYIKPTAIRKQLGELGKVSEEGERSGKEEAAARPKQEAPDGDPSISKNCYNNPAYYILEGVPNQSAAALSPELLSPTSANPPAIKVPLPSAGTRTKPPFVIPGHPRRPATGPPVRAISEEGSSDDDGGPCVPGAQGGGVGTAVGSTLNRPPPDFPPPPLPKGALEMATEAPFAKPRPIYPDLAEVKIPAAPPAAPLALGEGFRRGGGAAGPGVLDDQSCSVLQMAKTLSESEFPGQPPRAPSAPPPLRGQPMGLGLDACRTFPPRNPIPESIAEDMPEEALWGSSSSSLSVGESSVGEWLQRLGLEKYEQGLLHNGWDDLEFLSDITEEDLEEAGVLDPAHKRILLESLRQQQQK; encoded by the exons ATggccgggggtgggggggcttctcCGTTGGGGCCCGCGCCGCCGATGTGGTATCACCGGGACCTGAGTCGAGCGGCGGCCGAGGAGCTTCTGGCTCGGGCCGGGAGAGACGGCAGCTTCCTGGTGCGGGACAGCGAGAGCGTCGCCGGGGCTTACGCTTTGTGCGTACT GTTTCAGAAGCATGTCCACACGTACAGAATCCTCCCGGATGACGAAGGATTTCTGGCCGTCCAG acttcCCAGGGAGTGCAGCCGAAGCGGTTTAAGACGTTACTGGAGTTGGTGTCGTTGTACCAGCAGCCCAGCCAGGGTCTGGTCACCACCCTGCTTTACACCGTCGACAGAGAGGAAACGTCTCTCAACGACGACAGGGACTATTCAG acGGAGAGGATGAAAAGCCTCCCCTCCCGCCTCGCTCGGCCTCCACCTCCACGCCTCCAGGACCGGAAACGGTAACGGACAG cgCGCCGGCAGCGAATGGCCTGAGCACTATCTCTCACGAGTACCTGAAAGGCAGCTATGCTCTGGATCTTGAGGCGGTCAAGCAGGGCGCCTCCTCCCTGCCTCACCTCAACAAGACACTAGTGACCTCCTGCAAACGCCTTAACGG GGAGGTGGATAAGGTTCTGTCCGGTCTGGAGATCCTGTCTAAAGTCTTTGATCAGCAGAGTGCATTCATGGTCTCCAAGATGATCCAACAG aCGATGACTCAGGGCGGAGACCAGGAGTTGGAAAACCTCGTGACGAAGCTGGCCATTCTCAAAGACCTGCTCTCCTCCATAGAGAAGAAG gctcTGAAAGCGCTACAGGACCTGAGTTCATCCTCTCCGTGTTCCCCTCCTTTCTCCATGCGTCAAAAAGCCATTCCTGTGCAGGCCTTCGAG GTAAAGGTGGATGTTTATCTGGCAGAGCTGACAAAAATAGGAAAGAGTCAGAAGTACACGCTGTCTGTGGACGTGGAGGTAGGACGCCTGGTAGTGATGAAGAAGGCGAAGGACAGCCAGGAGGACTGGACCACCTTCACGCACGACAAGA tcCGTCAGCTGATCAAGTCTCAGCGGGTGCAGAATAAGCTGGGCATTGTttttgaaaaggaaaaggacAAGAGCCAGAGGAAAGACTTCGTCTTCGCTAGCGCCAAG aaGCGGGAAGCATTttgccagctgctgcagctgatgaagAACAAACATTCCAACCAGGATGAGCCAGACATGATCTCCATCTTCATAGGAACCTGGAATATGG GCTCCGTGCCGTCAACCAAGTCCGTGGCCTCGTGGGTTTTGTGCCGCGGCCTTGGGAAGACTCTGGATGAGATGACAGTCACCATCCCTCATGACCTCTACGTGTTCGGAAGCCAAGAAAACTCCGTGTGTGATCGGGAGTGGGTGGAGTCGCTGCGCGCCATCCTGAAAGAGCAGACGGAGCTCGACTATAAACCG ATCGCAATCCAGACTCTGTGGAACATCAAAATCGCCGTGTTGGTGAAACCCGAACACGAGAACCGTATCAGCCATGTTGGGGTGTCCAGTGTCAAGACGGGCATCGCCAACACACTGG GTAACAAAGGAGCTGTGGGCGTGTCCTTCATGTTCAATGGGACATCCTTTGGCTTTGTGAATTGTCATTTGACATCAGGGAATGAGAAGATCGGCAG GAGGAACCAGAACTACTTGGACATCCTACGCCTGTTAAACCTGGGAGACAAGCAGCTGAGCTCCTTTGACATCTCGCTGCGCTTCACGAATCTCTTCTGGCTGGGAGACCTGAACTACAGGCTGGATATGGACATACAG gagaTTTTGAACTACATTAACAGGAAGGAGTTCGACCCCCTCCTGAAGGTGGACCAACTcaacctggagagagagaagagcaaaatCTTTTTGCGCTTTG CGGAGGAAGAGATCTCGTTCCCACCCACGTACCGGTATGAACGCGGCTCGAGGGACACGTACGTCTGGCAGAAGCAGAAAGCAACTGGG ATGAGGACGAATGTCCCGTCCTGGTGTGACAGGATCCTGTGGAAGTCGTACCCAGAAACACACATCGTCTGCAATTCCTACG GCTGCACAGACGACGTCGTGACCAGCGATCATTCCCCTGTGTTTGCCACCTTTGAGGTGGGGGTGACCTCCCAGTTCGTCTCCAAGAAAG GCCTGCCGAAGTCTTCAGAACAAGCCTACATTGAGTTTGAGAGCATTGAGGCCATCGTGAAGACGGCGAGCAGGACCAAGTTCTTCATCGAATTCTACTCCACTTGTCTGGAAG AGTTTAAGAAGAGTTACGAGAACGACAGCCAGAGCAGCGACAATGTCAACTTTCTGCGCGTGGGCTGGTCCAACAAGCAGCTGACGACGCTCAAACCGCTGCTCTCGGAGGTCGAGTACCTGCAGGACCAGCATCTGCTGCTAACGGTGAAATCGCTCGATGGATACGAGTCCTACG GAGAGTGTGTGTTGGCTCTGAAATCTATGATTGGCAGCACGGCACAGCAGTTCCACACCTACCTGTCCCACCGGGGAGAGGAAACGGGAAATATCCGGGGGTCCATGAGGGTCAGGGTCCCGTCCGAAAGGATGGGAACCAGGGAGAGACTCTACG AGTGGATCAGCGTGGACAAGGACGAGACTGGCGGACCTAAAGGGAAGCCCAACGTGGTTTCCAGAGTGGGACACGAATACATCAA ACCGACCGCGATCCGCAAACAGCTCGGCGAGCTGGGAAAGGTGAGCGAGGAGGGAGAACGGAGCGGCaaggaggaagcagctgcaAG acccaaacaggaagcaccagaCGGCGATCCCTCCATCAGCAAGAATTGCTACAATAACCCCGCCTACTACATCCTGGAGGGCGTTCCCAACCAATCGGCAGCTGCTCTCTCACCTGAGCTTCTGTCGCCCACCTCTGCGAACCCCCCGGCGATTAAAGTCCCCCTCCCCTCAGCCGGAACTCGAACCAAACCCCCCTTCGTGATCCCAGGCCACCCACGCAGACCCGCGACGGGGCCCCCGGTCCGCGCTATTAGCGAGGAGGGCTCCTCGGATGACGACGGAGGCCCCTGCGTACCAGGAGCGCAGGGAGGTGGCGTGGGAACGGCTGTTGGAAGCACGCTGAATCGGCCCCCTCCTGATTtccccccgcctcctcttcccaaGGGCGCTTTGGAGATGGCTACAGAAGCCCCCTTCGCCAAGCCTCGCCCCATTTACCCGGACTTAGCGGAGGTTAAGATCCCAGCAGCCCCTCCCGCTGCCCCGCTGGCCCTCGGAGAGGGTTTCCGACGAGGGGGGGGCGCCGCCGGTCCGGGGGTGTTGGATGACCAGTCGTGTTCTGTGCTCCAGATGGCAAAGACTCTGAGCGAGAGCGAGTTTCCCGGGCAGCCTCCTCGTGCTCcctctgccccgccccctctcagGGGCCAGCCAATGGGGTTGGGCCTGGACGCCTGCCGCACCTTCCCTCCCAGGAACCCCATTCCAGAAAGTATCGCAGAGGACATGCCCGAGGAG GCGCTttggggcagcagcagctcctctttgTCGGTCGGCGAGTCTTCGGTGGGGGAGTGGCTGCAGCGGCTGGGACTGGAGAAGTACGAGCAGGGTCTTCTTCACAACGGCTGGGACGACCTGGAGTTCCTCAG TGACATAACggaggaggacctggaggaggcCGGCGTGCTCGATCCCGCTCACAAGAGAATCCTGCTGGAGAGCCTgaggcagcagcaacagaaatga
- the folr gene encoding folate receptor, whose product MWMALSLLLALSAGALSQDKLNMCMDAKHHKVEPGPEGQLYSQCTPWRDNACCTANTTEEAHEDNSYLYNFNWDHCGIMTDKCKQHFIQDTCFYECSPHLGPWIQPVDQSWRKERIIDVPLCKEDCQTWWEDCKDDFTCKTNWHKGWDWSSDMNHCPADAMCRNWTSVFPTPQSMCEQIWSNSYLYTTYTKASGRCMQLWFNGTNPNKKVAEYYLNSAPKHQSVASVMILFLAFASFSVIM is encoded by the exons ATGTGGATGGCTCTGAGCTTGCTCCTTGCCCTCTCCGCTGGAGCTCTATCTCAGGACAAGCTCAACATGTGTATGGATGCCAAACACCACAAAGTAGAGCCAGGCCCCGAGGGACAACTATACAGTCAG TGTACTCCTTGGCGTGACAATGCATGTTGCACAGCCAACACCACCGAGGAAGCCCACGAGGATAACTCCTACCTGTACAACTTCAACTGGGACCACTGTGGCATCATGACCGACAAGTGCAAGCAACATTTCATCCAGGATACCTGCTTCTACGAGTGCTCGCCTCACTTGGGACCCTGGATACAACCG gtggatCAGTCCTGGCGTAAGGAGCGCATTATAGATGTGCCTCTGTGTAAGGAAGATTGCCAGACTTGGTGGGAAGACTGCAAGGACGATTTCACCTGCAAGACTAACTGGCACAAGGGATGGGACTGGAGCTCAG ATATGAACCATTGTCCCGCAGATGCCATGTGCAGAAATTGGACATCAGTTTTCCCCACACCTCAGTCCATGTGTGAACAAATCTGGTCGAATTCCTACCTGTACACCACGTACACCAAAGCATCAGGCCGCTGCATGCAGCTCTGGTTCAATGGGACAAACCCCAACAAGAAGGTAGCTGAGTACTACCTCAACAGTGCACCGAAACACCAAAGCGTTGCTTCGGTAATGATTCTGTTCCTGGCCTTTGCGTCTTTCTCTGTAATAATGTAG